From Podospora bellae-mahoneyi strain CBS 112042 chromosome 5, whole genome shotgun sequence:
AGGTGGCTTTGTCGATGTTGGTGGCCTGTTTGACTGTCTTGTGGGGATATGGGAAAACAAGGCCGGTGAGGATATTCTGGAACTGTACTCTGAGAAGAGGATTGAGAAGTGGCAGACTGTTATCAACCCCATTTCACAAGAGAACTTCAGGCGAGTGTCTGATAAGGATCCGAGGACGAGATTTGAGAGGGACGAGTTTATGcagctgttgaagaagggggagacggATGATGTTTTGTTGAAAGATTTGCTTCTCGGATTCATGGAGGTCAGGTACGACTTTACGCAGCATTATAAGGTGAGGTGATGCTTGCGGGCAGGACTAGGTCATGAGCCACCCTGGATGGAAGGATGCAAAGGAGGCAGGATAAGGTAGCCTTGAAAGCTTCAGTGTGGTAAGGAACCTATACGGACTGACTGTAGCTTAGTTCCACATCTTGCCCCTTCGGAAAAGCAAGGTGCACAAACACCTTGCATGAGGTCTCCGGCcgtggtggagaagggaaTTGGAGCCGCTCCAAGGAAGCGTTGACCAACCAATACTACCGTAGTTGACATCAACGCATTGCGGACCCACTGGTAGTGACTTGGTGCCGAGGTGATATAGAGGCTCTGATAACTCCCGCAAGGTGCCGGCGAGTAGATCAAAAACGCGCGTCCGTCCAGGAATTGTTCTCCACAAAGCTTTCTGAggactcctcctcacccagcGTCAGCGGCAATCCCCTGGCAAAGTACAACATGGTGTCGTCTTGGATTCGTTCAAAGGCACCTGACGAAGGTGACTGCCTCATTCTCGTTTATATCCTTATATCCGGTGCCTGGCTTCCCAGGCGCAGCATCAGTGTGTAAAGACTTGAAGACTCAAAAGAGTAGGAGGAGAGTCTGGGTAGGTTCAGGATAGGCCGGCATAATGTCACAAGGCGATGGTTGTGTTGATGTAACAGCATGTTGTATTGGCAGGATCATTAATGCTAAAAGGAGAGCCGCTCGTGGTGGGGCGTAAGCAGTACTAAATATGAGCGTGCCTACTCCGACTGGCGAGCAGGCAGCTATCTGTTTGTGATGTAACCGACTAGCTCTAGATCTCTAGAAGGATTCGAATACTCCATAACACTAGGTTCATTCAGCGAGCACTGTCAGCGCTGTCCGTAAAGCAACATTGAATCAGGCTAGTATGCAAATACAAGGCTAAGGAAGTCCGATGTGTAGTCCGAGATGGTCGCTCTAGCCTTGTTGGCTCTGAAAGATATgtctaggtaggtaggtataaagtctcttcttctgctccctTTCAGACTGGacatctcaacaccaagctctcACAGACAAGCTCCTTACTAGGATTTCAGCCATCTCAGCCTATTCCATTCCACTCGTCGAAGATGCATTTCTCTCAGATCATCCAGTTCACCCTCGTCCTGGCCGGACTGGCCTGCGCCGCTCCTCagtccaaccccctcctcgagACCGTCATGCTCTCCAACGGCGAGACCACCGTGGCCGTCCAGGTCGAGGCGATGTCCCCTGCCAGCACCGGCCCCCATATCGGCGGTGAGATCCTCGCCCGCGGTCAGCTCGTCTCCCGCCAGGACTCGATCAACTGCAAGGGCAGCTCCTCGTGCAGCAACAGGCAAGGTTTCAAGGACAGCTGCACCAcggccaagaacaagatcGAGGACACCACGTACGCGAGTGGTGGCGCGTAAGTCCGCCTCTggcccttttcttccttttatTCCTCCTCCCGATGGCTGGTACCTAACACAGTCGGCACAAACAGTAAGAGCGGCACGTGCAGCGGAAACTGTGGCATCTTTGTTCAGGGCAAGGATTGCATCGCGACCGGGGCTGTTATGAGGAGCGCTTACAACGCGATCCGCAACAACGGATGCCAGGCTTGCGGGTCAGCCCACTGTAAGTCACAACGTCAATCCCAACAGTTTCAAACGCGCTTTGGTTCCTAACATGACGGTGTTGCACAGGGAACAATGGTTGCtacatcaccatcaactaTATCACCGGTTGCTGATCGGCCCTCTTTCAGCCTGACACCGGACAGGTTCTTTCGTGATGGCCGTGACCTTGACAGTATCAAAGAAAGCAGGCTGACGTTTGCTGAGAGCTGTGATGAATATCGGATTCCGTTGTGAATCAGAGATCGGGTAaagagatgatgaggaatGAAGAATGCGGGGGTTGAGAAATAGTAAAAGAGATTGCTTGGGAAGGTACATAGTCTGGGCCCGTTCATAAATATACATCATATATCTCTGGCTTTCTTATAGCACCTATCTGGCAAACCAGGTGCCTAGCTAATGTGTAAGAGTAGGATGGGCTTGCTCCTCGGGCTACCTATCTCTAGATAGACAGGTGAGCTCAAGGTACTGGTGTGTCAGGAAAAAGCATTGTTTGGCATTAACTAGAACTAAAGTAAGGAAAGGAGCAACGGGATAAGTTTctcggaaaagaaaaagcacAGCCGTTTTTTGTCATCAtccgtcatcctcgtcctcatcgctTCCAGCTTTCTTCCCtttcttgtttttgttggagCCGCCTTTCCTCTCCtcgctcttcttcccctctgTACCTTTGCACTTTTTGCCAGTCTTGctgccctcaccacccttttTCTTCACTTTCCTCTTGTCCTGCTCATCtggctcctcttcatcgctGTCCTCCTCAGTCTCTGTCTGATCCTTACTTTCGGTTTCCTCAGACTCATCGGCCTCACTCTCGTCAGAATCGAAGTAgtccttgttcttcttctttatCTTTCTCATGAAGCTGTCTTCTTCAGCTTGTTCCCGCTTCGTCAAACCCCCTTGTTGCTTTAAGGTATGCGTTGAACTCAATTGTCACATTTGGCACGATTTCGAAGCAACGCTTGGTCAACACTGGCCTTGGATCCTGGCCATCGCTGGTTTGTTTGCGCTTGGCTTTGAACTCAGCGAGTGCCATGACAGTCTGGAAAGCATTCCTGATCTGGCCCGTTCCAGCGGAGCGTCTTCCATTGCTCGTTAGCCCATTCGACTATTCTGTCTTGCTGATCCTTGCACTCAAATGGCGGGAGGTTGTGCTCCTgaggcctgagggtatgagtaaggaagtggggctctctgaggattcgggggttcaggggtcatgtatataagcggtctgcttcgggacattctattttagagaggacatcgacttttatttcttggtattttgtgccttgcacgcgtgcaggcagttctggcgctctgatcaggccaatccagtgcttattgtgtggcctgcgagcccacagagtcttttctttgtcctacgtgaagtgcggcctgcgagcgagccactgtcacgcaggtgtgttcattcagagccctgttgagggtatgtttgtggtgttgtggttgttttgtgtgttttctctcCATTTCAATAGTAGAGGAAATTAATATTGCAGGTAGAGAGCTATATCGCGTGCGAAATCGATCCACTCGCTTATCCGatccgctcgcttatcaAATACGTTAATCAAAACTTTCTCGCCAATATTCCCGAGAGATTGAACAGCATCCAACGGCTTTCTGACATGTGTGCAGAGACCGAAAGCCTTCATGTTGAAATGAATGGCGTGCTGGTGTCCATCTTTAGGATGTTGGAGAGTATTGTCGAGAAGCTGACAGATACATGGACCTGTAAGTTTTCAACCGAGGACAATATCCTGCACCTCTGGGTTCTGTCGATCCCAGCCCTCCTTCCAAATGGTACCACACCCCCTTCGATATGCAATTCCCTCCCTCCGCTCAATCCACAAAACATTGTAAAAATGGAACTCCTCCAGATCACGAGTTTCCTCGTTCAGTCCCCATTCCGGCAGGTATATCTCCTTGAGCCACTTCGACCTCGTGTAGTATGCCTTCCCTTCCGATATCACGATACACTCACACAGCGCATCCTTTTCCAAAACCGGATCCTCCCTCGTGAAAGGAACCTTCAACCTGCCCACTATTTTCCCAGAACTATCCACAAAATGGTAGTTCACAAACGGcgccacctcttcttcccaggCAACCCTCACCAGCTTGCTGgtctcttccttctcagGCTGCATCCGAAAAGAAGCCACCGACACACTCCCATGAAGAAGCCAAcccaacttctccttctccaccgtAAGCCCGCCTGTATCAATCGTCGGCACATCAAAGAACTTcaaatccaaccccccaacacccccttgcTTGAACATCCGAGCGAGATGCGGAGTGAGGTTGACAAAACTGATCGGCTCATCAGCAGGAGCATGATACCACCTGACCACCGGAGTCAGCTCGATCGAAGGGTTGTTCCCAAAAGTGTGATCGCTCAAGTTGTTCGCCACACTCCCCTGGAACGAAGCCCACGACCAGCTAGGAAACATCAGCTCCCTGCTCCCCGGCGCGACAAGCCTCGGTTTTGACCCCGCCTGAGGCTCCCACAACATGGCCACGTCGAAGAACATCTTTGGCATCCCGTGCAGAAAACCACCATCATAAGTCCGGCTGAGGACATCCAGAATCCCAGAAAAGGCCCGAAGACCGTCTGCTTGGTacgtcatcctcctccgttGATACtgcctcaccaacccctcgaAATAGCGGAAGTCGGGCCTCTTGGGGGTCTTGAGCTCAAAGATGAAGTGCCTATCAAACGCCAGATGCGCCGGCCTTTTCTTCTCCGTCCTCCAtgtctcatcaaccaccatcccatccgGCTCCGCGGCGGCCCCTTCAACCCAGATGGAGCGCTTGCACTGCCAGATCACGCTCCCCCTAAAAAAAACGAgcgacctcctcgacagcaaCCGTTCTTGGAACGTCCAAGCTCTGTTATGCCACGTGGTGAAATACCTCGCCTCCTCTGTCTCCGGCCCCGGACGCATCCGGCACTCGGGGGAAAACTCCAGGATTGGAAGCTCCGGAAAGGGGCGGGAAGAGCCCACGCCATGGAGACCAGTGTTGGCATCGGCTCCGTCAGCGGCAATAATGGTGAACTGGGAGTTTGCGTAGATGGAGGCCATGGAGGCGATTTGCTGGGATTTGTTGGCCTCGTCGTCTTGGATGATGCAGAGTCTATCCACCCAGAGGTAGCGCTCGCCCATGTCACGCGTGACCTTGATGGCGTCTTGGATTGTCAATGGGAGCCGGGGGAGGATCTCTGGGGAAGCGAGAGACcttgggagctggagggttGAAAAGTTGGAGATGCAGGTTTCGAGGATGTCGGGGAGGACGCCCCAGACGTAGCTGAGGGTGGTgtattttgggggggtgccGGGGAACTGGACGAGGCGGTGCTCGTCGACGTCGATTAGGATCATGTCTGTGACGGGCGGTTGAGTGGGGGTGGGTCGGCAGTCTTCATGGTGCTGTTCGCAGTATTCCGGCCATCGCTTGAGGGAGCTGATGTCGATTGTGTCTGCGTCGATGATCTTGTAGTGGACCGAGGTCGGAGCAAGTTCGGATGAGGGAAGCAGCTCGATGTGGTAGGCTGAGTGGTCCCAGCAACCACATCCGGTTCGAAAGAAGAATCGCTTTTGGGGAAAGCAATCGAGTCGGATAGGACAGGTCAGTTGGAGGGGCGAGTTTGGCGCTAGACGAGCGAAGGAGTCGAGGGTGTATTTGCAGGTGGCACATTTTGGATCGAAACTTGCAGTGAGTCTGATGATGTTCTCACCGACTGCTTCTCCTCGAATAGTGTTGAGAATGGCCTCTGAAAAGAAGGCGCAAGTCTTGCAGCCAACTGCCGGATGCTCGCTTGAGGCCATTGTGAACGATGAGCCCGAGGCATGTggcttgaagaagaggacgagctTTGAACTTGGCACCAGGCTCTCGGGTCCCGGGGGCTTTTCTGTCAATCCGCAGAAGCCATAGCCATAGCCATCGGGCAAAGCGGGGCTTTTCACTAGTTTTTGCGGCTGAGCATGGCTTCACTCCAGGGTGGTATTGCGGGCGTGACACGCTCCCGGGGGAAACAGCTGCTTACATCCGATGTCGACAAAGACTTCAGTAACCACCTACATGTATGGATATGTCTCTGCCATTGAAATCTACAACCATGTCCCAGCCATCATACATACAAAAAGTCCACGTCCTCCCACTGCACAAAGTGATCATACAATACCGATGCCTTGACAGCCAGctgcagctcctccttggcagccatcttctcccctctcctccagtAAATACTCGCCAGCTGATAATGGGAACACCGTGCCAGCACCTTCATCTCAGCGGCCATCTTtggcgacggggaggagcCGGTCTTTGCCTGATCAGTCAGCGCCCTAAACTTGACCTCGGCCTTTAAATCATCTCCATAGCCCGCCAGCCAGATCCCATGTTCCAACAACTCAACCGCCGTATCCTCCTTCGTATTCGAAGAAGGCGGCTCGGGAGAAAGcaaacagctcctccaagtACACCCCGCCATCGTgccccccctcatccccctcggcTTCCACTCCCCAACCGTATCCCCCACCCCATGTATATCCCccatcaaaaccacccccaacggcacctccagcccaacctccctcaccatccgccccaacaccgccatcaaAAACCTCCCTGCCGTCTCCCCTACCgacatcccctcctccatcagctcATCCACCGAGTCAACCTCCATTTCatacccatcccccccactcAAAACCCGTCTCAgatcccccccaaccccccccctatccccctcccccccacgGAAACATTTGACAACAATgtcctccatcaacctccccgccaactCTTTCAACGCGCTCCCGTCCGGTCCATCGTGAAAGCAGCCGAGAAAGTTAACAATATAAAACATCCTACTCCCTATCACGCCTTTACTTCCCGGTTCCAAGACCGCAAACGCGCGGTTGACAGCTTTGAACCGTTTAATCTCTTCACTACCCTCACTCCCATCCAACCTGTCAACGAGAAAAGATTTATTGATCGCGAGGGCGTACCGGATGGTGGAAAGCCATTCCAGCGAGCGCATGTTGCGGAGGAAGAAATCTGTTGTTCCCCAGGCTCGTTCGCCGTCTTGGAACATTGTTGTTTTGTagaggcgggagaggaagagttgGAAGGATTGGAGGGTTGTGAGCTGGGTGCCCGTGGTGTATTGtgatgggagtggtggtggtggtggtggtggtggttggggggggtatagagttgggaggaggggtggtgggggggggggggttacgATCGGtaatgggggtggtggtgctgggaaAGGGTAGGAGGGTcggcggagggggttgttggtttggtcGAGAGGATGCgggagttgagggggttggtggattgttgttgttgttgcggccGGAGAGATCGGGGGGAAGGTTGTGAGGaaaaggttgttggtgttgctgctgtttggtggagatggggagggcgaggaggaggaaggggaggatacCCTCAGTAAGTTGACATCCACATCTCTGGTGCCGGTTGGTCTCCCATCTTCTGGGGGTGGTGTAAAACACGATATTTCCCTCGCGCATGGACTGACAGTGCCGGCGCTGGAGGCGAGAAGCTGGGTGATGTTCAGCCCCTTTCTTCTGACATAGTTTTGCACTCTGTCCCAGTCGACTTCTCGACCTCGGATCATGTACGTTGTTGATCGCTTCCCGACCCTGTCACGCTCGTTTCGGATACGGAATAGCTCTACCACTTCGCACTCCTTAAAGTTCTTGTCGAGACCCCAGGATTTTATACGTGTCTTGTACATTCGTTGTCTGTAAGATCAGTGGTTCTGGCTTGTCAGAGTTGGTGATTCCGAACAGCGAGGATCGAcacgaaaaaagaaaaggaaggctCGTACGTTGCTCGGAAGccatgctcctcctccatgacCTTCATGACATCCTTGAGCGGTAGGTTCTGCGTCTGGTATAGGTCCTGTATCGTCGTCCTCCACGGGTCCCAttcatcccctccaacccagctAACAGACTGGCGTCTTCCTTGATCCGCCACAGACTTGGACATGGCCATATTGgtattgttgttgatgatgataatatTCTATGTTCCCGCTGAGCTGGAAGTGACATGTTTCTGTGTCCCAGTCGGCGAACCATTCTCCCTCGAGGAGGTAAAGCCTTATGGGACGAAGGATGAGGGGTAGGTCCCCAGAGGTAGGGCGTCCACACAAGGCAGCATCCAGTTTGTCGAGGAATTTCCACAGGTCTGCTGCGCCACAGCCTTGGACTATTGGCTCCAGAAAGAGGTCGACAACAACACGTCTGAAGGCAACTATTTCTCGATGAGGGGCTGCTGGCCGCTAAATGTACGTGACGAAATGTTGGTCCCGCTGCCGGGTCACTGATATTGGGGGCCTGGAGCCGGGCGCCAAGTCAGGTTGGTAACCTAGATACCTAGGAGGGAAGAGTAAACGACGGTCTGCGATCGGTGATGGCATCTGGAAGAAGCGGATCTCCTTCTTTTGTCACTGTTACTCACAGTGGCTGATGCAAAAGGGGTGACGAATCTGCTGCAGTCACGAAACACGTAGAGAGACCCGCAGCAACCActcgagaagaaggcaggtaggtacctTGGTCTCTCTATTTTAATGatcctcccaaaaaaaaaaaacgttgTTGAAAAGTAACGGACCGGCACGGACCTTCGGACTTAAAAGTGCGAATCGGAATATCAGCGGCGTTGTCCAGAGTTTGGTAGCAGTCCGATCTGCGATGTCAATCTTCGCCTGAGGGGGGGGCGGTACAAAGGTTTCTATTCCGTTTTGGATGCTTTAGGCAGCTCCCGCTATCAACTTACaagggagatgggatgacaCACATGTACACGACATTCTTCCAACAGCCGTTAGTGCCGTTGTCTTACATGCCTTTGCCATCCCTGCTTCCCATGTCTTTGCCGTGGGACCCTAACTTTCCAGCTCACCTCCGGGGTAATGTGTCATGGATGGGTTATTCCCATCTTGGGAAATATCGCCTCTGTAAGGTCTCGTGTCTGCCATCCAGGGCTCGAAATCCATCAGTGCTAAGGAACTTTCTCACATCTCCAACAGATCCCACCGGCACCTTCTCCGAGAAATTCTGACTAGGGTAGCACCCAACACAGCCACAATCAACGATTGGGTAGCAGCAACGTCCGCAAAAGGCCCGCACATCAGCTTACGGCATGAACAAGGGTTGAGTGTGAGAAAACGAAAAGCGAGAACAGATTTCCCACGACAGCATCTGTGTTGTCACGTTGCAAAACTCTCCGATGGACAGTTTCCAGAAAGAATCGCTTCAACCCCCAAATCTATTAAAAGGAGTTACTGCGCGGGCGACAAAAGGACAATGCAGTCAGTGTTCAACAACCCTCATTCAGCATCATTCCTGTTTTTCGATTAAATGCGAGATTCCCCCAAATCCAGACATTTTATCCCAGAGCAAAAAGGTACAAAGGACACGGAGCAATATACCCTCCGATACCCCCTTCAACTGCACCTACTGGTACTTAGCATGCGGCTCTGCCCTCCCGCTATTTATCACACTTTTCCCTAAccggggggggagaggggaaaggggaagggagtTTAACAACACTCCACATCAAACAGGCAGCTAACTAAGGTACATGCTGCACTATTCCTGATATCGACACAGGTTCGGATTTCAGGCATGCGAGGGCAAAACCTCGGCTAAGTACGAGCAGGCAGTGTCTTGATGGGGCTACTCCGACACTCTTGGTCAAGGTACATATCTCATGCATTGGCAGCTGTTTTTGGTGATAGTTGCTAGGTGGTCGGTCGATATCCCTTGTTGTGTCAACGCATTCGAGAAAGGTGTACTGTACCTAAAAGATTAAGCCCGTCCATCAAGTGTGTGTGAGggccaaaacaccaacaacacgcATTTTACCAATCAACTAACAAGAACAAAATACAACCCGGCACCAACAGCCCGCACGGACAAAGTGGAACATTTGGTTATTAgtccccccccaaaaaaaaccattAACCttgagaaacaaaaaaacgcGGGTGTACAACATTTTCGAAAAGGACCCGGAGAACAAAAAGATCCCGACGGGGCCACAGCAGCCAGGTACTTATGCATATGTACTCGGCGGCTCAGTTGAGGCAGGGTAGGTTTTGTGGggcatcacctcccccctcatcccgATTCAGTATCAAAAAGAGCAATAAATCAAGATCTGGACATCATATTTCCAACTGCCGCTCCTGCATTTGCATGAGCCACTcaatggtgatgatgaagctTTCCCCAAGACGAGTCCTTGTGTTGCCGATGATCAATAACGGTGAGTGGAAAAGGATATGCGGTGAGTTCGGAAGGATCACCGAGATTTTGCCTTTTGACGATTGACAGCAAAAAGACAAGGTACTTTGCTAGGTGCTTGGCTAGAGGCTGGCCTGTTCGGACTGTGGTTGCACCCGCTAACGGGGGTGACAGTTGAACGCATCGAAAGACGTGAATGAGATTTTAGAGACCAATGCAACAATTCAGTATTTCTTGCAGTCACGAGCCTCACACTCTGTTCTCCCTCCTGCTTTTTTCCCTGTGTAGTAGCAGCTACGGTGTCCTGCAGTATGGCATGTTTGTCAGAGGTTGTGTACTACCATTCACTCAGAATCGTAGTGTACTGGCACGATGATACATACCTACCCCGGACCGCACACTCAATCCACAGTGATGACCAAGAtcggtttggtggtggtggtggtggtggtgaagaagagtgGATGGATTGTGATGAATGCGGATGCACAACATGGTCACCCGGGGTGGCGTTTAGATCAAGGTACTGTACATACATacctcaaccacccagcAAACCTATCCCAGACGGCAAGTTCCGGACCAATATCTCGGTCCTTTCTCGCTGCCACTGGCCCATTGACCAATCCGCAGACCAAGATCAGGTGAGGCCGGCCACGCGTACGTTTGATGCATGAGCGGCAGCGGGGCCTGGTTGGACGAGAGCATGCGGGATATCATGCCGCGTGCTACTTGCGATGTCTCCTTGGTCGTAAGTCGGGCGTATATAGGGTTGCAATCTTTGGTCAGGTGTGACCTGCTTCACAACACGCCCGTTTGTGCTGAATCGCAAGGGGGCTATGGTTGCTGAAATCAAAATGAGGGCGAAGCTTGATGACGACGTCATGTCATCTTTTCAGAGCGTCGTTTGAACCAAGTTCTCGAGCGGGCAACCAAGAATTCGGGCAGGCTGACATGTCATGTCACAGCCATGTACATCGACATCGTCATGTCTTCATACGGCGCGCACCCGGTCTTTCCAACGGCCTGGGGAGAGATTCAGGAACAGGTGCGGGAGGCGGAGAtccctccaccttcccgCTCTACACAACGTCATGCCTGCCCGTTGTAGGACCCCATACAGACACACCCCCAGACAAAAAGAGCGGAGTAGCCGGTTGTGGCATCTTTGGTTGAGACGGGCGTTTGTTCATGACAGCCTCACTTTGGCTTTGCTTTGCCGCTCGAGCCgctgccatcaccgccgaCGACCGCTGGGAGCAAGTCTCCAAAAGTGAGACTACAGAGAGCGCTCTCCGTCATCTCAAGCGACAGCGAGGAGTAATATCAAGCCTGATGTGACCACGTTGGGAAGCCATAATATCCATAATGTAGGTCGCAATGAAAAGGTAACATCTCTTGATGTACATGGCCGAGATAGGCGAACATTCTTGTGGCTTGCCTTTCACCTTTCACAAATATCCGTTGTTTTGCAGTACGCCATTGGCGAAGCCAAGACAGTAGACTCCATCGACGACAAGCCATCTGTATACCTCGTGATGAAAACACACGATCAGGTATGTTGCTATGCCTTATGGTCTCAATCACTGTATGAGCATCAAGGCACATAGCAGTAGCCTCCATCAAAGTTTTGACGTGCCGCCCTCGGCGgttccctccccaacaaagATGCATAAAGACATCCGTGATGTCCGTGTTGAGCTTGGGGGATTCACACATGAATGATTCTCTCCGCCGCCCTTTCCACCGTCCTGCGTCATCGCGAACTTCTACGAGAATGAAGCCAAAGTTTGCATTTCAAGATTTGTCGTGTGAGATTTCGGAGACGGACCAAATCGTAGTTGACGAGTGTACAGACAGCACGACTAGTGATGACGCCAGACATCCGTGATGTCCGTGTGAATTATCTGACAAAATCAAACAGGCTATACCCGTCTCATCGCCCACTTGATTGCGTCTCCAGAGTCGCAATCATGGTCGAATTCACCGCTGTCGCAGACGAAGATAAAATTTCATGTTGGAGTGTTGAGGCCGATGGGAGTTGGGAAGGTGAAGTCGGAGACGGAGTGATTTTTCGCTGACTCCGGGTCCGCCCCTACTATATGTGCGCCATAGCCGCCGCCACAGTTGCACGGCCGTTATGAAGCCGTCGTCGCCGCTCAAATGTCTCCTCGAAACAAGTGAAACAAAGCTGTTCGTGTCGTTGTGCCTCATCTTGCGTCTACTTGCGCTGCTAGTTGGATCTCAGATGTGTTGGCATGCGTACGCGTCCCACTACAACAGCCAAGCGAATAGTTGATCTCCCTTGGACTCATCGGCGAGGAGCTGAACTCGCTTCGATCCTTTTCATGGATTGATGAAGTGG
This genomic window contains:
- a CDS encoding hypothetical protein (EggNog:ENOG503P88H; COG:S), with the protein product MHFSQIIQFTLVLAGLACAAPQSNPLLETVMLSNGETTVAVQVEAMSPASTGPHIGGEILARGQLVSRQDSINCKGSSSCSNRQGFKDSCTTAKNKIEDTTYASGGAKSGTCSGNCGIFVQGKDCIATGAVMRSAYNAIRNNGCQACGSAHWNNGCYITINYITGC
- a CDS encoding hypothetical protein (EggNog:ENOG503P08N; COG:O); the encoded protein is MAMSKSVADQGRRQSVSWVGGDEWDPWRTTIQDLYQTQNLPLKDVMKVMEEEHGFRATQRMYKTRIKSWGLDKNFKECEVVELFRIRNERDRVGKRSTTYMIRGREVDWDRVQNYVRRKGLNITQLLASSAGTVSPCAREISCFTPPPEDGRPTGTRDVDVNLLRVSSPSSSSPSPSPPNSSNTNNLFLTTFPPISPAATTTTIHQPPQLPHPLDQTNNPLRRPSYPFPAPPPPLPIVTPPPPPPLLPTLYPPQPPPPPPPPLPSQYTTGTQLTTLQSFQLFLSRLYKTTMFQDGERAWGTTDFFLRNMRSLEWLSTIRYALAINKSFLVDRLDGSEGSEEIKRFKAVNRAFAVLEPGSKGVIGSRMFYIVNFLGCFHDGPDGSALKELAGRLMEDIVVKCFRGGEGDRGGVGGDLRRVLSGGDGYEMEVDSVDELMEEGMSVGETAGRFLMAVLGRMVREVGLEVPLGVVLMGDIHGVGDTVGEWKPRGMRGGTMAGCTWRSCLLSPEPPSSNTKEDTAVELLEHGIWLAGYGDDLKAEVKFRALTDQAKTGSSPSPKMAAEMKVLARCSHYQLASIYWRRGEKMAAKEELQLAVKASVLYDHFVQWEDVDFFPALPDGYGYGFCGLTEKPPGPESLVPSSKLVLFFKPHASGSSFTMASSEHPAVGCKTCAFFSEAILNTIRGEAVGENIIRLTASFDPKCATCKYTLDSFARLAPNSPLQLTCPIRLDCFPQKRFFFRTGCGCWDHSAYHIELLPSSELAPTSVHYKIIDADTIDISSLKRWPEYCEQHHEDCRPTPTQPPVTDMILIDVDEHRLVQFPGTPPKYTTLSYVWGVLPDILETCISNFSTLQLPRSLASPEILPRLPLTIQDAIKVTRDMGERYLWVDRLCIIQDDEANKSQQIASMASIYANSQFTIIAADGADANTGLHGVGSSRPFPELPILEFSPECRMRPGPETEEARYFTTWHNRAWTFQERLLSRRSLVFFRGSVIWQCKRSIWVEGAAAEPDGMVVDETWRTEKKRPAHLAFDRHFIFELKTPKRPDFRYFEGLVRQYQRRRMTYQADGLRAFSGILDVLSRTYDGGFLHGMPKMFFDVAMLWEPQAGSKPRLVAPGSRELMFPSWSWASFQGSVANNLSDHTFGNNPSIELTPVVRWYHAPADEPISFVNLTPHLARMFKQGGVGGLDLKFFDVPTIDTGGLTVEKEKLGWLLHGSVSVASFRMQPEKEETSKLVRVAWEEEVAPFVNYHFVDSSGKIVGRLKVPFTREDPVLEKDALCECIVISEGKAYYTRSKWLKEIYLPEWGLNEETRDLEEFHFYNVLWIERREGIAYRRGCGTIWKEGWDRQNPEVQDIVLG